In the Paenibacillus sp. FSL H7-0357 genome, one interval contains:
- a CDS encoding glycoside hydrolase family 88 protein encodes MTAETKLGWIEEAWSKALEKTRKNSRRIGAGFPHASQGGQYELAQPYWWTAGFWPGQLWLLYNESKDESLRALAEDCEEQLDQVLNDYVRLDHDLGFMWTLTSVASYKLLASEVSKVRALKAANFLAARFNLKGSYIRAWNPWYEGEDNRGYAIIDCAMNMPLLFWAAETSGDPRYRHIAEAHMDTVVKHFIRPDGSVYHIVRFDPETGEFLEGIGGQGYAAESAWSRGTAWAIYGLTLAYHHTGKAEYLHTAQKVAHFFLARLPEDHIPHWDFRAPGEARGFRDSSAGACAASGLLLLADKVGEIEAPVYREPAIRMLESLYRNYGTWDNDAEEGLILHGTSNYPAGTNIDVPLIYGDFFYVEGLARLKGNGLFYWE; translated from the coding sequence ATGACAGCGGAAACAAAGCTGGGATGGATAGAGGAAGCGTGGAGCAAGGCACTGGAGAAGACACGGAAGAACAGCCGGAGAATCGGTGCGGGGTTTCCCCATGCCAGTCAAGGCGGCCAATATGAACTGGCCCAGCCGTACTGGTGGACAGCCGGATTCTGGCCGGGACAGCTGTGGCTTCTGTATAACGAGAGCAAGGATGAGTCTTTGCGCGCGCTGGCAGAGGACTGTGAGGAGCAGTTGGACCAGGTTCTGAATGATTATGTCCGACTTGACCATGATCTGGGCTTTATGTGGACCTTGACCAGCGTAGCTTCCTACAAGCTGCTGGCCAGCGAGGTTTCCAAGGTGAGAGCGCTGAAGGCAGCGAATTTCCTCGCGGCCCGCTTTAATCTGAAAGGCAGCTACATCCGGGCCTGGAATCCCTGGTATGAAGGCGAAGATAACCGCGGATACGCGATCATTGACTGTGCGATGAACATGCCGTTGCTTTTCTGGGCGGCAGAGACCAGCGGAGATCCGCGTTACCGCCATATCGCCGAAGCACATATGGACACGGTCGTGAAGCACTTCATCCGCCCGGACGGCTCCGTGTATCATATTGTCCGTTTCGATCCCGAAACCGGCGAATTCCTCGAAGGCATCGGCGGCCAGGGTTACGCTGCCGAGTCGGCCTGGTCCCGCGGCACAGCCTGGGCGATTTATGGACTGACGCTGGCCTACCATCATACCGGCAAGGCTGAATATCTCCATACCGCCCAGAAGGTGGCCCATTTCTTCCTGGCCCGCTTGCCGGAGGACCATATCCCACACTGGGATTTCCGCGCACCCGGAGAAGCGCGCGGCTTCCGCGATTCGTCAGCCGGCGCTTGTGCGGCAAGCGGTTTGCTGCTGCTTGCCGACAAAGTCGGCGAGATCGAGGCACCGGTGTACCGGGAGCCTGCGATCCGCATGCTGGAATCGCTATACCGCAATTACGGCACCTGGGACAACGACGCCGAGGAGGGACTGATCCTCCATGGTACGAGCAATTATCCGGCCGGAACAAACATTGATGTTCCCCTGATTTACGGAGACTTCTTCTACGTCGAAGGACTGGCACGGTTGAAGGGGAATGGCCTGTTCTATTGGGAGTAA
- a CDS encoding heparinase II/III family protein, translating into MQRVELHPIIAAMEPSDVRLYYPDGDQKTFWSYVLESPLYCDELAEIRREGERLNDVPIPELTYELFSIYARTGSRLEYERVYFERRRILNTAVLLALLEPGQEKHLAAVCEIVWSICNEYTWCLPAHLGDTGITETIDLFSAETGFALSEINCLLGERLPALLQVRIKAEVDKRLFVPYLTCGPYHWETSTHNWSAVCSGSIGSAALLLMEDKETLTEILFKVQGSMEYYLQGFGEDGACLEGLGYWNYGFGYFVYYADLLRQKSRGQLDWFRREKVGSIAAFQQKCFLGGQLVANFSDSLESGHVFLGLSYYLASAYPEVEVPPLSLRAAYTEDHCSRWAPALRNLIWCKPEEGPRDWGSASYYLPDAQWLLSRHSGTDGSFGFAAKGGNNDEPHNHNDLGGFILQGEGTVYISELGSGEYTSGYFGTERYSYDCNGSQGHSVPIIDGQYQVAGAEACAKVQEAKAGDGSDVLELDLTRAYRVDSLEGLTRRFEWETGVNPPVLAMTDEFRFAEAPAALVERFITFIPPVLEEDTVLLERQGEGDGQADGGADGQVDGRADGQVDGRADGQVDGQADGRADGQVDEKADGRADGQGQRGLRISYDIAALKPEISVHSYNDHFGKVKTWYGLDFYARNPCKHERYHFEFRFLD; encoded by the coding sequence ATGCAAAGGGTTGAACTGCATCCCATTATTGCAGCGATGGAACCATCGGATGTCCGGTTGTATTATCCTGACGGCGATCAGAAGACATTCTGGAGCTATGTGCTGGAATCACCGCTATACTGTGATGAGCTTGCGGAGATCCGCCGGGAAGGCGAACGGCTGAATGATGTTCCTATTCCTGAGCTTACGTATGAGCTGTTCTCCATCTATGCCCGCACGGGTTCAAGGCTGGAATATGAGCGGGTCTATTTCGAGCGCAGGCGAATACTGAATACGGCTGTTCTGCTGGCGCTGCTGGAACCCGGGCAGGAGAAGCATTTAGCGGCGGTGTGTGAGATTGTGTGGAGCATCTGCAACGAATATACCTGGTGTCTCCCCGCTCATCTGGGAGATACCGGCATCACAGAGACGATTGATTTGTTCTCGGCTGAGACAGGCTTTGCACTCAGCGAAATCAATTGTCTTCTTGGCGAACGGCTGCCTGCCCTGCTGCAGGTCCGGATCAAGGCAGAGGTAGATAAGCGGCTGTTCGTGCCGTACTTAACCTGCGGACCCTATCATTGGGAGACTTCCACCCATAATTGGTCGGCGGTTTGTTCCGGCTCTATAGGCTCGGCGGCACTTTTGCTGATGGAAGATAAGGAAACGCTTACCGAGATCCTGTTCAAAGTGCAGGGCAGTATGGAATATTATTTGCAGGGTTTTGGTGAAGACGGCGCTTGTCTTGAAGGGTTGGGGTACTGGAATTACGGGTTTGGTTATTTCGTCTACTATGCTGATCTGCTTCGTCAAAAAAGCCGGGGGCAGCTGGACTGGTTCCGGCGTGAGAAGGTAGGCAGCATCGCGGCCTTCCAGCAGAAATGTTTTCTGGGCGGGCAGCTTGTGGCGAACTTCTCCGATTCGCTGGAGTCAGGCCATGTGTTTCTCGGACTCAGCTATTATCTGGCTTCCGCGTATCCTGAAGTGGAGGTACCTCCGTTGTCGCTTAGAGCCGCCTACACTGAGGATCACTGCAGCCGTTGGGCTCCTGCGCTGCGTAATCTGATCTGGTGCAAGCCGGAGGAAGGACCAAGAGATTGGGGCAGCGCCAGCTATTATCTTCCCGATGCACAGTGGCTGTTGTCCCGTCATTCGGGAACGGATGGCAGTTTCGGGTTTGCTGCCAAGGGCGGCAACAATGACGAACCTCATAATCACAATGACCTCGGGGGATTTATCCTGCAGGGAGAAGGAACGGTATATATTTCCGAGCTGGGCAGCGGGGAATACACTTCAGGTTACTTCGGAACAGAGCGGTACTCCTATGATTGCAACGGTTCTCAAGGCCATAGCGTGCCAATTATAGACGGGCAGTATCAGGTTGCGGGAGCGGAGGCTTGTGCTAAAGTTCAGGAAGCGAAGGCCGGGGACGGCAGTGATGTGCTGGAGCTTGATTTGACCCGTGCATACCGTGTTGACAGTTTGGAGGGCTTAACACGCCGCTTCGAATGGGAGACAGGTGTTAATCCTCCTGTACTTGCGATGACTGATGAGTTCCGGTTTGCGGAAGCTCCAGCGGCACTGGTTGAACGGTTTATTACCTTTATTCCGCCTGTTCTGGAGGAAGATACGGTGCTGCTGGAGAGGCAGGGAGAGGGAGATGGGCAGGCAGATGGAGGAGCAGATGGGCAGGTAGATGGACGAGCAGATGGGCAGGTAGATGGACGAGCAGATGGGCAGGTAGATGGACAGGCGGATGGACGAGCAGATGGGCAGGTAGATGAGAAGGCAGATGGACGAGCAGATGGGCAGGGCCAGCGTGGGCTGCGTATCAGCTATGACATTGCGGCGCTGAAGCCCGAAATTTCCGTGCATAGCTATAACGACCATTTCGGTAAGGTGAAGACTTGGTATGGTCTGGATTTTTATGCCCGGAACCCGTGTAAGCATGAAAGGTATCATTTTGAATTCAGATTCCTGGACTAA
- a CDS encoding AraC family transcriptional regulator, which yields MYKVMLVDDDYPVIELLSESIRWEELGLCLMGTHENGWNAWEHARLEMPDILITDIGMPRMNGLELSSLMKELKPEVRIAILSCHNEFQYAQQAMRLNVQDYLLKDALDPEDLVQLLRKFKESLDEETKTGWENSRIKHLFGETRELRKERSIKNFIHQPLLSPEKWMDEAAEYGLFQNGESCLPVIAYLEDYRHVKYRFSSDQTLHFAVCNVMNEVLDGMKPRGLYVGYNVKSSFLLFSYKPGLQGNIYAEAAAGLKMLQSTLFRVLKIQMSFITGEGTGSPEGLKQQLGQLLAGEEQRFYLEQGEIAKRKPPQSPVSGHTNNLFAHYDQASMELREVLLGRSGDLSHLITDKWIAQIRQEKYAPEVVKDWTLKLLLDLKLKLHSLQSVRPAYSADTLHKEIVDIDSLPALREWLDNHLKSIARAKGAGAGASKRAEVMEACQYVSLRLGSRISLDEVADHLHLNSSYFSRLFKKETGTTFIEYVTKLKMERAKELLDGTNSTVGEICEQLGYDNQSYFIKTFKLHAGVTPVEYRG from the coding sequence ATGTATAAAGTCATGCTGGTGGATGATGATTATCCTGTAATCGAGCTTTTATCCGAAAGTATCCGCTGGGAGGAGCTTGGCCTGTGTCTGATGGGGACACATGAGAACGGCTGGAACGCCTGGGAGCATGCCCGGCTGGAGATGCCGGATATTCTGATTACGGATATCGGGATGCCGCGGATGAACGGATTGGAGCTGTCTTCACTCATGAAGGAGCTGAAGCCGGAGGTGCGGATAGCCATTCTTTCCTGCCACAACGAATTCCAGTACGCCCAGCAGGCGATGAGGCTGAATGTGCAGGATTATTTGCTGAAGGATGCGCTGGACCCGGAGGATCTGGTGCAGCTCCTGCGCAAATTCAAGGAATCGCTGGATGAGGAAACCAAAACAGGCTGGGAGAATTCCCGGATCAAGCATTTGTTCGGGGAGACCCGGGAGCTGCGCAAGGAGCGGAGCATCAAGAATTTTATCCACCAGCCGCTGCTTTCGCCGGAGAAATGGATGGATGAAGCTGCCGAATATGGATTGTTCCAGAATGGAGAAAGCTGCCTGCCGGTGATCGCCTATCTTGAGGACTACCGGCATGTGAAATACCGCTTCTCCTCGGATCAGACCCTGCATTTCGCCGTGTGCAATGTGATGAATGAGGTGCTGGACGGAATGAAGCCGAGAGGGCTGTATGTCGGTTACAATGTGAAGTCTTCGTTCCTGTTATTCTCCTATAAGCCCGGTCTTCAGGGCAATATTTATGCTGAAGCCGCCGCCGGTCTGAAGATGCTCCAGTCTACCTTGTTCAGGGTGCTGAAGATTCAAATGTCCTTCATTACAGGGGAAGGGACCGGGTCGCCGGAGGGCCTGAAGCAACAGCTTGGCCAACTGCTGGCGGGGGAAGAACAACGTTTCTATCTGGAGCAGGGGGAGATTGCGAAGCGGAAACCCCCGCAGTCTCCGGTCAGCGGCCACACCAACAATCTGTTCGCCCATTATGACCAGGCCAGTATGGAGCTGAGAGAGGTGCTGCTGGGCAGGTCCGGTGATTTGTCGCACCTAATAACGGATAAATGGATAGCGCAGATCCGGCAGGAGAAGTATGCACCGGAAGTGGTCAAGGATTGGACGCTGAAGCTGCTGCTCGATCTGAAGCTGAAGCTGCATTCCCTGCAGTCGGTCCGGCCTGCTTATTCGGCGGATACGCTGCATAAGGAGATTGTGGATATTGATTCACTGCCTGCCCTGCGGGAATGGCTCGATAATCACCTGAAATCCATCGCCCGCGCCAAAGGTGCGGGTGCCGGGGCGAGCAAGCGGGCCGAGGTGATGGAAGCCTGCCAGTATGTCTCCCTGCGTTTGGGCTCCAGAATCAGCCTGGATGAGGTGGCGGATCACTTGCACCTGAATTCCAGCTATTTCAGCAGGCTGTTTAAGAAGGAAACCGGCACTACTTTTATCGAATATGTAACCAAGCTGAAGATGGAGCGGGCCAAGGAGCTGCTGGACGGAACGAACTCTACGGTCGGTGAGATCTGTGAGCAGCTTGGGTATGACAACCAGAGCTATTTTATTAAGACATTCAAGTTGCATGCCGGAGTTACACCCGTGGAATACCGGGGCTGA
- a CDS encoding sensor histidine kinase gives MIGRLRELAPKSIRHKLILAAVACILVPAALTLIIYNSLTQEAVKRQAVSNAEDSLQLVSGSVMNSLKGMVTIANYVQTNPGLRAYFKLVASGNASGNEYERFMDSNQVLEQLDTLTVVGQNCYVTILLTNNAYYMNYSVSDYNPLDLKKKPWFQKLMELKGLESYWIGVESTDFSYDKFDHPYQLTVARTLRLDSTEIYGYAIVTIMEDQLHSIFGNLSAGQKVTLLDSAGMIVSGGDPESIGKPFPYTAAVDHLKDSSVVSIAGERYLVAQQQIPFNGWRLVLMQPYSQSIVDISSIFNRVFTIQLISFFVFLLLLITLVRAFTKPLVRLGKVTTAVQRGNLLVRSGVRGNDEIGRLGLLFDQMLDRVKEMIAEVSDTQARKRKAELKMLQAQINPHFLFNVLNSIRMKVMKRGDPDSAKMIGSLSMLLRMTISREEDEIFLHEEIDLVSHYVSLMNLRQKEEAALQLDIDPEAFLLKVPRFFLQPLVENALIHGLSQKPGTISIRAVVEEKFIVLTVEDNGRGMDSSELSSLTRKISLEAESLSGKAEPKGSFSGMGLHNVVERMRILFGGEFAIEVSSIAGDGTAIKMFIPHREVIRDV, from the coding sequence ATGATTGGCAGACTGAGGGAACTTGCCCCTAAATCGATCCGCCATAAGCTGATCCTGGCAGCTGTGGCTTGCATTCTCGTTCCAGCCGCTCTGACACTAATCATTTATAATTCCTTGACCCAAGAGGCTGTAAAACGGCAAGCGGTTTCAAATGCGGAGGATTCCCTGCAGCTGGTGAGCGGTTCAGTAATGAACAGCTTGAAGGGAATGGTGACCATTGCCAATTACGTGCAGACCAATCCCGGGCTGAGAGCCTATTTCAAGCTGGTGGCCTCGGGCAATGCCAGCGGCAATGAATATGAACGCTTTATGGACAGCAACCAGGTGCTGGAGCAGCTTGATACCCTTACGGTTGTAGGCCAGAACTGCTATGTTACGATTCTGCTGACCAACAATGCTTACTATATGAACTATTCTGTTAGCGATTACAATCCGCTGGATCTTAAGAAAAAGCCCTGGTTCCAGAAGCTGATGGAACTGAAAGGGCTGGAATCCTATTGGATAGGTGTCGAGTCTACCGACTTCTCCTATGACAAATTTGATCATCCGTATCAGTTGACCGTTGCCCGTACGCTGCGGCTGGACAGCACAGAGATTTACGGCTATGCCATTGTCACGATTATGGAGGATCAGCTCCATTCAATTTTTGGCAATCTTTCCGCCGGCCAGAAGGTGACGCTGCTGGACAGTGCCGGCATGATCGTTTCCGGTGGCGATCCCGAAAGTATCGGCAAGCCGTTTCCATACACCGCCGCTGTGGATCATCTCAAGGATTCCTCTGTGGTTTCCATAGCAGGAGAGCGGTATCTGGTCGCCCAGCAGCAGATTCCGTTCAACGGCTGGAGGCTTGTGCTGATGCAGCCATATTCACAGAGCATTGTCGATATCAGCTCCATCTTCAACCGGGTATTTACCATACAGCTCATTTCCTTTTTTGTGTTTCTGCTGCTGCTGATCACACTGGTCCGTGCCTTTACGAAGCCGCTGGTGCGCCTCGGCAAAGTGACAACGGCAGTGCAGCGGGGCAATCTGCTGGTGCGTTCGGGGGTCCGGGGCAATGACGAGATCGGGCGCTTGGGCCTGCTGTTCGATCAGATGCTGGACCGGGTCAAGGAAATGATAGCCGAAGTATCCGACACCCAGGCGCGCAAAAGAAAAGCGGAGCTCAAAATGCTCCAGGCCCAGATCAACCCGCATTTTCTCTTTAATGTGCTCAACTCGATCCGGATGAAGGTCATGAAGCGGGGAGACCCGGACAGCGCCAAAATGATCGGTTCATTGTCCATGCTGCTGCGGATGACGATCAGCCGTGAGGAGGATGAGATTTTCCTGCATGAGGAGATCGACCTGGTCTCCCATTATGTCAGCTTGATGAATCTGCGCCAGAAGGAAGAGGCCGCGCTTCAGCTGGATATTGATCCGGAAGCTTTTCTCCTTAAAGTGCCGCGTTTCTTTCTTCAGCCGCTTGTCGAGAACGCGCTTATTCACGGTCTCAGCCAAAAGCCGGGAACGATCAGCATCCGGGCAGTCGTGGAAGAGAAGTTCATCGTGCTCACGGTTGAGGACAACGGGCGGGGGATGGACAGCAGCGAATTATCCAGCCTTACCCGCAAGATAAGCTTGGAAGCGGAGAGCCTTTCCGGCAAGGCAGAGCCTAAGGGCTCTTTTTCCGGCATGGGACTGCATAATGTGGTCGAGCGGATGAGAATTCTTTTTGGCGGGGAATTTGCTATTGAAGTCAGCAGCATAGCAGGCGATGGTACAGCAATCAAGATGTTTATTCCGCATAGGGAGGTGATCCGGGATGTATAA
- a CDS encoding extracellular solute-binding protein yields the protein MRTKVWAGAITGVLMLSLLSGCGGNNNNNAADGGATAGTNGGASGSTETTNLRLYTYGTEEAYNWKHTLEAYEAATPGVKIELVQLSEKGDTQEAFKKLDLEAASSAQMDILMFSDAAGYAQRVALGMAEPLDEYIAKDNYKVEEDYKVDTHLDGKVYALPGKFNPWYVLLNKDQLDEAGLAVPAEWTWDEFADYAKKLTKGEGAEKRYGTYFHGPQAGGWMEFLKLKLENQPQNSEFLKADGTSNLDDPNFKATLELRLRMEKEDKSSVPYSDMISQKLAYRTQFFNQSASMILIGSWMNTEIGGTEKVPLNFNVAVAPFPKNTAGDENGLTPVTTDYVAVAAKSKNKEAAYKFVRWYTTEGQLVQGKNIPAWSKVTSDQVEGIIDTILTGTKNPEKVDKKSLVDTLVASKASAIIPPATYQAEVYKAINEEYEKMILGDQDVDTTVKNAKERVDKIIAANKK from the coding sequence ACGGGGGTTCTGATGTTAAGCCTGCTGTCGGGCTGCGGCGGTAATAACAATAACAATGCTGCGGACGGTGGAGCGACTGCAGGCACAAACGGCGGGGCCTCCGGCAGCACCGAGACTACCAATCTGCGGCTCTACACCTACGGTACTGAGGAAGCCTATAACTGGAAGCATACGCTGGAGGCTTATGAAGCGGCAACTCCGGGAGTGAAGATTGAGCTGGTACAGCTCAGCGAGAAGGGAGATACACAGGAGGCCTTCAAAAAGCTGGATCTGGAGGCAGCGTCCTCCGCCCAAATGGACATTCTGATGTTCAGCGATGCGGCGGGTTATGCGCAGCGTGTCGCGCTTGGCATGGCGGAACCGCTGGATGAGTACATTGCCAAGGATAACTATAAGGTGGAAGAGGATTACAAGGTGGATACCCATCTGGACGGCAAGGTCTATGCGCTCCCGGGCAAATTCAATCCATGGTATGTGCTGCTAAACAAGGACCAATTGGACGAAGCGGGTCTTGCGGTGCCGGCCGAATGGACCTGGGATGAATTTGCCGACTACGCCAAGAAGCTGACTAAAGGTGAAGGCGCAGAGAAACGCTACGGAACCTACTTCCATGGCCCTCAAGCCGGCGGCTGGATGGAATTCCTGAAGCTGAAGCTGGAGAATCAACCGCAGAACTCCGAGTTTCTCAAAGCCGATGGCACGTCCAATCTGGACGATCCGAACTTCAAGGCGACGCTTGAGCTGAGACTGCGGATGGAGAAAGAGGATAAATCCTCGGTGCCCTACTCCGACATGATCTCCCAGAAGCTGGCCTACCGGACGCAATTCTTTAACCAATCCGCCAGCATGATTCTGATCGGCAGCTGGATGAACACGGAAATTGGCGGTACGGAAAAGGTGCCTTTGAACTTTAATGTGGCGGTTGCCCCGTTCCCTAAGAACACTGCAGGCGATGAGAACGGTCTGACTCCGGTTACTACAGACTATGTAGCTGTGGCAGCCAAATCCAAGAACAAAGAAGCGGCTTACAAGTTTGTGCGCTGGTACACAACGGAGGGACAGCTTGTCCAAGGTAAAAACATCCCGGCCTGGAGCAAGGTGACCAGCGATCAGGTGGAAGGCATCATTGATACGATTCTCACCGGCACCAAAAATCCGGAGAAGGTGGACAAAAAGTCACTGGTAGATACTCTCGTAGCTTCAAAAGCTTCGGCGATTATTCCACCCGCTACTTACCAGGCTGAGGTCTACAAAGCGATCAATGAAGAATACGAGAAAATGATCCTCGGCGATCAGGATGTGGATACAACGGTGAAAAACGCCAAGGAGCGGGTCGACAAAATTATTGCTGCCAACAAAAAATAA